Proteins from one Geothermobacter hydrogeniphilus genomic window:
- the thiC gene encoding phosphomethylpyrimidine synthase ThiC has product MTQLEAARQGLITEEMKAAAAAEQIDAELLRERIAAGTAIICHNVKHSNAPPLAVGLGLKTKVNANIGTSKDDVSIDKELEKAKVAVAAGADAIMDLSTGGPIDEIRAAIISQTDACIGSVPLYQAAVDTVTRKNKAMVEMTADEIFDGIVKHLDDGVDFITVHCGVTRGTVERMRNEGRIMDVVSRGGSFTVEWMAHNDAENPLFEQFDRLLEIVRPYDATLSLGDGFRPGCVADATDRAQIHELILLGELTQRAWDAGVQVMIEGPGHVPLNQIEANIQLQKRLCHGAPFYVLGPLVTDIAPGYDHITCAIGGTVAAAAGADFLCYVTPSEHLRLPTVEDVHEGVMATRIAAHAADLVKKIPGAWEQDLAMAKCRKQLDWEGQFKLALDPDKARRLRAESGVDEEHGACTMCGEFCAYKVMNERTEKDAAQLG; this is encoded by the coding sequence ATGACTCAGCTCGAAGCCGCCCGCCAGGGCCTGATTACAGAAGAGATGAAGGCCGCCGCGGCCGCCGAACAGATTGACGCCGAACTGCTGCGCGAACGGATCGCCGCCGGCACGGCGATCATCTGCCACAACGTCAAACACTCCAACGCGCCGCCGCTGGCGGTCGGCCTCGGCCTGAAGACCAAGGTCAACGCCAACATCGGCACCAGCAAAGACGACGTCTCCATCGACAAGGAGCTGGAGAAGGCCAAGGTGGCGGTGGCCGCCGGCGCCGACGCCATCATGGACCTCTCCACCGGCGGGCCGATCGACGAGATCCGCGCCGCCATCATCAGCCAGACCGACGCCTGCATCGGCTCGGTGCCGCTCTACCAGGCGGCAGTCGACACCGTGACCCGCAAGAACAAGGCGATGGTCGAGATGACCGCCGACGAGATCTTCGACGGCATCGTCAAACACCTTGACGACGGCGTCGACTTCATCACCGTCCACTGCGGCGTCACCCGCGGCACCGTCGAGCGGATGCGCAACGAAGGACGGATCATGGACGTGGTCTCCCGCGGCGGCTCCTTCACCGTCGAGTGGATGGCGCACAACGACGCCGAGAACCCGCTGTTCGAGCAGTTTGACCGACTGCTGGAGATCGTCCGCCCCTACGACGCCACCCTTTCTCTCGGTGACGGCTTCCGTCCCGGCTGTGTCGCCGACGCCACCGACCGGGCGCAGATCCACGAGTTGATCCTGCTCGGCGAGCTGACCCAGCGCGCCTGGGACGCCGGCGTGCAGGTGATGATCGAGGGCCCGGGGCATGTGCCACTGAACCAGATCGAGGCCAACATCCAGCTGCAGAAACGCCTCTGCCACGGCGCCCCCTTCTACGTACTCGGCCCGCTGGTGACCGACATCGCCCCTGGCTACGACCACATCACCTGCGCCATCGGCGGTACCGTCGCCGCCGCCGCCGGGGCCGACTTCCTCTGCTACGTCACCCCCAGCGAGCACCTGCGCCTGCCGACGGTCGAGGATGTCCACGAGGGGGTCATGGCGACCCGCATCGCCGCCCACGCCGCCGACCTGGTGAAAAAGATCCCCGGCGCCTGGGAGCAGGACCTGGCGATGGCGAAATGCCGCAAGCAGCTCGACTGGGAAGGCCAGTTCAAGCTTGCCCTCGATCCGGACAAGGCCCGCCGCCTGCGCGCCGAATCGGGCGTCGACGAGGAGCATGGCGCCTGCACCATGTGCGGTGAATTCTGCGCGTATAAGGTCATGAACGAACGAACCGAAAAAGACGCGGCGCAACTCGGCTGA
- the thiD gene encoding bifunctional hydroxymethylpyrimidine kinase/phosphomethylpyrimidine kinase — translation MINGLYYITDADPEGRYLETTRAVLQGGARVIQYRSKTRSTGDQREDARGLLELCREFGAKLLINDNPELAADVEADGVHLGQNDTPVSTARQLLGPERLIGVSTRTVEQALQAETDGADYIAVGSIYPTTTKQDAVQVGLRTLEKVRRAVKLPLVAIGGIRRDLAPAVLEAGADALAVISALREDSDPRIAAREFSLLFNRGLQPPRGRVLTVAGSDSGGGAGIQADLKTITLLGGYGMSAVTALTAQNTLGVTGIHPCPADFVAEQLETVLSDLGCDILKTGMLFSADIVSAVASAIDRHGLPAVVDPVMIAKGGAPLLQQQAVEVLITELLPFTYLLTPNLPEAEALSGIAIETESEMERAARKLQAMGARNVLLKGGHLKGAAVDLLLAGDKLHRFASERIATTNTHGTGCSYSSAIATLLAQGQPLPVAVKTAKRFINAAIAAAPDLGHGHGPVNHWQGARAISEQAGSETH, via the coding sequence ATGATCAACGGTCTCTACTACATCACCGACGCCGACCCCGAAGGCCGCTACCTGGAAACCACCCGCGCCGTGCTGCAGGGAGGCGCCCGTGTCATCCAGTACCGCAGCAAAACCCGCTCCACAGGCGACCAGCGTGAAGATGCCCGCGGGCTGCTCGAACTCTGTCGCGAATTCGGGGCGAAACTGCTGATCAACGACAATCCGGAACTGGCGGCAGACGTCGAAGCCGACGGCGTCCATCTCGGCCAGAATGATACCCCGGTTTCCACCGCGCGGCAGTTGCTCGGACCGGAACGGCTGATCGGGGTGTCGACCCGCACCGTGGAGCAGGCCCTGCAGGCCGAAACGGATGGCGCCGACTACATCGCGGTCGGCAGCATTTACCCGACCACCACCAAGCAGGACGCGGTCCAGGTCGGGCTGAGGACGCTGGAGAAAGTGCGGCGAGCGGTCAAGCTGCCGCTGGTCGCCATCGGCGGCATCCGCCGCGATCTGGCGCCGGCGGTCCTGGAGGCCGGCGCCGACGCCCTGGCGGTGATCTCGGCACTCCGCGAAGACAGTGATCCACGCATCGCGGCACGCGAATTCTCACTGCTCTTCAACCGTGGTCTGCAACCTCCCCGCGGACGGGTGCTAACTGTGGCCGGGTCCGATTCCGGCGGCGGCGCCGGTATTCAGGCGGACCTCAAGACCATCACCCTGCTCGGTGGCTACGGCATGAGTGCCGTCACCGCGCTGACCGCCCAGAACACGCTCGGCGTAACCGGCATCCATCCCTGCCCGGCCGATTTCGTCGCCGAACAACTGGAAACAGTCCTCAGTGACCTCGGCTGCGACATCCTCAAGACCGGGATGCTCTTCTCCGCCGATATCGTCAGCGCGGTCGCATCTGCCATCGATCGTCACGGACTGCCGGCGGTCGTTGATCCGGTGATGATTGCCAAGGGGGGCGCGCCGCTGCTGCAGCAGCAGGCGGTCGAAGTCCTGATCACCGAACTGCTTCCATTCACCTACCTGCTCACCCCGAACCTGCCGGAAGCCGAGGCGCTGTCGGGAATCGCCATCGAAACCGAGTCGGAGATGGAACGTGCCGCCCGCAAGCTGCAGGCAATGGGCGCCCGCAACGTGCTGCTCAAGGGGGGGCACCTCAAGGGCGCGGCGGTCGACCTGTTGCTGGCCGGCGACAAACTGCACCGTTTTGCCTCCGAACGCATCGCCACCACCAATACCCACGGCACCGGCTGCAGCTATTCGTCGGCCATCGCCACGCTGCTCGCCCAGGGGCAACCACTGCCGGTCGCGGTCAAGACCGCCAAACGGTTCATCAACGCCGCCATCGCCGCCGCTCCCGACCTCGGCCACGGCCACGGCCCGGTCAATCACTGGCAGGGGGCGCGGGCGATCAGTGAACAGGCAGGAAGCGAAACACATTGA
- a CDS encoding CooT family nickel-binding protein, which produces MCLDNGPLLLVQGDKERTLDNVASLLPLDGKVKLVDVFGKIEEIAGRIEEIDLLNNRIVLA; this is translated from the coding sequence ATGTGTCTCGACAACGGTCCGCTCCTGCTGGTGCAGGGCGACAAGGAACGCACCCTGGACAACGTGGCATCGCTGCTCCCTCTTGACGGCAAAGTGAAACTGGTCGACGTTTTCGGCAAGATCGAGGAGATCGCCGGCAGAATTGAAGAGATTGACCTGCTCAACAACCGCATCGTCCTGGCCTGA